Part of the Cystobacter fuscus DSM 2262 genome is shown below.
CACCTGCATGTCGTGGGGGTGCGCACGGCGGTACTCGCCCCAGACTCCCCGGAGGCGGAACGACTCCACGCTCCCTGGTCCGCCAGTGGCATCGTGTTGGTCCCCATCGTTCTGGGTTACACGACGCTCACCTTCCCCTATTACCAGCGTTGAGAGACGAACAGCATGGACAGGGAAACCATTGTAGAGCGCCTCGAGCGCGACCTGGTCGGGCCACCCGGCGGCGAAGAGACGCTCTCGGCCCGACCTTCGGACGTCTATCTGACGGGCATCCTCTGGCCTCGCCAGACTCGGATGGGGGCCGAGGAAGACGACCGCCTGGGGGTCGGCTCGGGCGATGAGGACACCGGCGGGCCCGCCAGCGAGGAGGAAGAGGTCTCGTTGGCGGGACTCAGCCGGCCCTGCTCGGCGGGCATCTCGTTCGCGGTCGCTGCGGAGCCGGGGACGCCCGCCGTGAAGGTGACGCTCCGGTGCGCCACCTACACGTCCAGGGAGGCCGAGTCCCAGGCCAAACGGTCCGCCAAGGGCCGTCCCCAGCTGGAGTGGGTCCGCAGGCAGCACATCCTGGAACTCGAGCCCATCCCCTGCGAGAGCGCCTCGAGGGAATTGGATCTCGCCAACCTGCCATCAGGGGTCCACTGCGAGGCGATGACCCCTCATGGGATACCAGCGGGCCTCAAGCTGCACGTCCGCACGGCGAACTGGGAGCGCGGACGCTTGGTGACCCTGACCGCGCTCAATACCGCCGTACCCGACGAGTCCGAGGGAAGGAATGGCATCGAGCACGCCACCCTGTTCCAGGTCGTCATCGAAGTGAAGCCGTGCCCTGGCACGCAGTTGGTCGCGCGGCCCTCCAGGCGCGCCATCGTGGATGACGAGGATCGGTCCGCGGCGCTGCTCTATCGCAGGGCTCGAGAGTTCGCCGCGGGCCACACCTGCTCCGTTACCTGGAGCACGGAGCGCGACGCCGCTCATGCGTCGTCGATCTCCACGACGTGGGTGCCACGGGCCATCGTCCCGGCCGTCAGTGCCCGCGGCCACGAGGTCTTCTCCTCCCTGTCCGGCGGCGAGTCCCTGCCGCTGTCCGCCGACTGGCTCTCCACGGCGTCCGACGTACAGCTGCGGCTCGCACTCATGCGGCTCGTCAACGCGTACCGGGAGTGGATCGTGCTTCGGGAGGCCGAAATTCCCGGCCTGCCAGCGGAGCTTCGCTCGACGGGCCTGCACAGCTTGGCGACGTGCCGGACCACGGCCGACCGCATGGAAGAAGGCGTCAGGCAGATCTCCGGCAACCCCAAGGCCGCGCTCGCTTTCCGCCTGGCGAACCGGGCGATGCTCATGCAGCACGGATGGGATCCCGACAAGCGCAAGGGCGGCCCGCTGATGTGGCGGCCGTTCCAGCTCGGGTTCTTCCTGCTCTCGGTCGCGTCGCTGGCGGATCGGAGCCATCCTCACCGGGGCATCATGGACCTGCTCTGGTTCCCCACCGGCGGTGGCAAGACCGAGGCCTACCTGGCCCTGATCGCCTTCCTCACCTTCCACCGCAGGCTGACGGCCGCCGATGGTCCGGACTCGGGGGCGGGTGTCGCCGCCCTCATGCGCTACACCCTGCGCCTGCTGACGACGCAGCAGTTCTCCCGCGCCGCCGCCATGATGCTCGCCTGTGAGGCCATGCGCAGGCGGAAGGCGCCCGGTGTCCCGGCCGGGATCGAGCTGGGGAGCACTCCGTTCTCCATCGGCTTGTGGGTGGGCGGCGAGGCGACGCCGAACAAGTTCGACGTGGCGCGGGAAGCGCTCTCGGGCAGCAGCAACGTCGCGTCTCCGAAGCAACTGCTGGAGTGTCCCGCTTGCGGAGCGAGCCTGCGATGGGAGCCGAAAGTCCCCGAGCGCTCCATTCACGTCCGCTGCCTCACACCGGACTGCCTCCTGTACGATCCCGAGCTGCCACTTCCCGTCTGGACCGTGGACGAGGATGTGTACCGCAAGCAGCCGACCCTGCTGATCGGGACGGTGGACAAGTTCGCCCAGATCGTCCGCAAGGAGGAGGTGAATCAGCTCTTCGCCATCGGGCGGGGACTGGCCCCCGATCTCATCATCCAAGACGAGCTGCACCTGATCTCCGGCCCGCTGGGAACCGTGGTGGGCCTGTACGAGGCGGCCGTGGACAGCCTCTTCACTCGAGAAGGCAGGCGGCCGAAGATCATCGGGTCCACGGCGACCATCCGACGCGCGGCGGATCAGGTCGGAGCCCTGTTTGGCAGGGAGACCTGCCAGTTCCCGCCCCCCGGGCTCAGCGCGGCGGACTCCGGATTCGCCGTGGAGGATACCGAAGCCCCCGGCCGTCTGTACGCGGCGGTGACGACGGCGGGGCGCTCGGCGAAGTTCTCCCTCCAGGGGACAGCGGCCTCCCTGCTGCAGTCCGCCCAGGCGGCGTTCCCTTCAGTCGATGCGGCGGACCCCTACTGGACGCTGGTGGCCTACTTCAACTCGCTGCGCGAGCTGGGGGGCGCCCTCGTCCTGATGCAGGACGACGTCGCCGACACGGTCGGCATGTACGCGACGCGCCGGGGTGAGCCGCCCCGGCCGGTGAAGGCCGTCGAGGAGTTGACGTCACGGCGCTCGCAGGACGAGGTCCGGGACATGCTCGGCCTGCTGGCGACAAAAGCGGGCAAGGACGGTGCCCTGGACGCGGTGCTCGCCAGCAACATGCTCAGTGTCGGCGTGGACGTGCCGCGGCTCGGCGTGATGCTGGTCAACGGCCAGCCCAAGGGCACGGCCGAGTACATCCAGGCGACCAGCCGCGTGGGCCGCAGGCATCCCGGCCTCGTGGTGGCGGTGCTCAACAACGCGAAGGCGCGGGACCGGTCGCACTTCGAGACCTTCCCCACTTGGCATGCCACCCTGTACCGGGACGTGGAGGCCACCAGCGTCACCCCCTTCTCCTCCCGGGCCCGCGACCGGGCCCTGCACGCCGTGCTGGTGGCACTCGTCAGACACTTGGTGCCAGGGATGCTCAAGCGACCAGACCTCGATGCGGCCGATCCCGCCGCGCTCCAGGCCATCGTGGACGGCCTAGTGGCGCGCGCCAGGGCCGTGGATCCCTCGGAGAAGGACGTCCTGAGCGAGCTGACCGACCGGCTGGAGCAGTGGCGGGCCCGCTCCCCCCAACGCTACTGGGAGGACCGGATGCACAGACAATCCCTGCTCCAGAGCGCCGAGCGGGTCGCCACGATGAGGGCCCTTGGCCGCTCGCCGGGTGAGGCGTGGGCCACCCTGAACAACATGCGCAACGTCGAGCCGTCCGCGCACTTCCGGCTGGCCGAGCGTCTCAAGGACACGACGGCGGCGGGTGGAAAGACAGGAGGAGACAATGGCCAACAATGAACTCGGCAAGCTGCGCCGCAGCACGGTCGTCTCGACCTTCGGTCCCGGCGCGGTGGTGGACTTCCGGGCGGATGGTGCCGCGATCTCGGGTGTCGTCTCCGGCATCGAGGAGTGGGACAACAGCTTCAAGCCCCCCGGAGTGACCAACCCCCAGAGCGTGCACGAGCCACGACTGGAGCGGAAGCTGGGGGTGCGCGGCTTCCGGCTGCCCCCCGTCATCGACGAGAACCGGCGCGACGCGAACGGCAACCTCTCTCCCGACACGCGGCGGCTGGTGGCGGTCCGTTTCCCCGACTGGCTCCTGTGTCCGAACTGCGATCGGATTGCCCCCAGCCGCAAGTGGGGGGAGGAGCCCGGCAGGCCTACCCGTCATTGCGTGCAGTGCACCCGAAAAGCCCCGGGCGGCCACAAGGTCTTCGCCGTCCCGGTCCGCTTCGTGATGGCCTGCCCGCGAGGCCACCTCGACGACTTCCCCTGGCACTGGTGGGTGGGTCACACGCCCGATTGTGCGAACAAGGGCTTCCTGATGCTCAAGGCCGAGCGGCCGGGCTTGGCCGGACTGTTCGTCCGCTGCCCCGACTGCGGAGCGGGCAAGTCCCTGGATGGCATCTTCACCGAGGCGACCTGGAAGGATCGCATGAAGTGCAAGGGCAAGCGGCCCTGGCTCTCGGGGCCCGACGAGGACTGCGACAGCGACAAGCCCGTGCGGGCGATGCAGCGCGGCGCCTCAAACCTCTACTTCCCAGCCATCGAGTCGGCGCTCAGCATTCCCGACTGGTCCGACGGCCTCCAGGAGGCCCTCGGCGTCTATTGGCAGACCCTGGTGGACACACCCGCCGAGGATCGGCCCATGTTCGTGAAGCTCCTGGCCCGGGGAGACCTGAAGGCAGTGCTGCAGGAGCTGAAGCTGTCGCCGGAGGAGCTCTCCGCAGAGATTGATCGCCGCCTCCAGGCCCTCGAGGGGCCGGACATCCTCGATCTCCGGGGAGGCGAGTATCGCCAGTTCACCCTGGCGGGTGGCTACGCCGACCCCTCCGACAAGGAGTTCGAGACCCGGTCGGTAGCGGTCCCGATCCCCCTCAAGCCCTACTTCTCACGCATCGTCCGCGTTGTGCGCCTTCGCGAGGTCAGGGCCCTCTACGGGTTCACCCGCATCAACCCGCCGGGTGATGGCGGCGAAGAGCTCTCGCCCATCTGGCGCACGAAGCCGGACTGGCTGCCCGCCATCGATGTGAGGGGCGAG
Proteins encoded:
- a CDS encoding helicase-related protein, producing the protein MDRETIVERLERDLVGPPGGEETLSARPSDVYLTGILWPRQTRMGAEEDDRLGVGSGDEDTGGPASEEEEVSLAGLSRPCSAGISFAVAAEPGTPAVKVTLRCATYTSREAESQAKRSAKGRPQLEWVRRQHILELEPIPCESASRELDLANLPSGVHCEAMTPHGIPAGLKLHVRTANWERGRLVTLTALNTAVPDESEGRNGIEHATLFQVVIEVKPCPGTQLVARPSRRAIVDDEDRSAALLYRRAREFAAGHTCSVTWSTERDAAHASSISTTWVPRAIVPAVSARGHEVFSSLSGGESLPLSADWLSTASDVQLRLALMRLVNAYREWIVLREAEIPGLPAELRSTGLHSLATCRTTADRMEEGVRQISGNPKAALAFRLANRAMLMQHGWDPDKRKGGPLMWRPFQLGFFLLSVASLADRSHPHRGIMDLLWFPTGGGKTEAYLALIAFLTFHRRLTAADGPDSGAGVAALMRYTLRLLTTQQFSRAAAMMLACEAMRRRKAPGVPAGIELGSTPFSIGLWVGGEATPNKFDVAREALSGSSNVASPKQLLECPACGASLRWEPKVPERSIHVRCLTPDCLLYDPELPLPVWTVDEDVYRKQPTLLIGTVDKFAQIVRKEEVNQLFAIGRGLAPDLIIQDELHLISGPLGTVVGLYEAAVDSLFTREGRRPKIIGSTATIRRAADQVGALFGRETCQFPPPGLSAADSGFAVEDTEAPGRLYAAVTTAGRSAKFSLQGTAASLLQSAQAAFPSVDAADPYWTLVAYFNSLRELGGALVLMQDDVADTVGMYATRRGEPPRPVKAVEELTSRRSQDEVRDMLGLLATKAGKDGALDAVLASNMLSVGVDVPRLGVMLVNGQPKGTAEYIQATSRVGRRHPGLVVAVLNNAKARDRSHFETFPTWHATLYRDVEATSVTPFSSRARDRALHAVLVALVRHLVPGMLKRPDLDAADPAALQAIVDGLVARARAVDPSEKDVLSELTDRLEQWRARSPQRYWEDRMHRQSLLQSAERVATMRALGRSPGEAWATLNNMRNVEPSAHFRLAERLKDTTAAGGKTGGDNGQQ
- the drmB gene encoding DUF1998 domain-containing protein, with the protein product MANNELGKLRRSTVVSTFGPGAVVDFRADGAAISGVVSGIEEWDNSFKPPGVTNPQSVHEPRLERKLGVRGFRLPPVIDENRRDANGNLSPDTRRLVAVRFPDWLLCPNCDRIAPSRKWGEEPGRPTRHCVQCTRKAPGGHKVFAVPVRFVMACPRGHLDDFPWHWWVGHTPDCANKGFLMLKAERPGLAGLFVRCPDCGAGKSLDGIFTEATWKDRMKCKGKRPWLSGPDEDCDSDKPVRAMQRGASNLYFPAIESALSIPDWSDGLQEALGVYWQTLVDTPAEDRPMFVKLLARGDLKAVLQELKLSPEELSAEIDRRLQALEGPDILDLRGGEYRQFTLAGGYADPSDKEFETRSVAVPIPLKPYFSRIVRVVRLREVRALYGFTRINPPGDGGEELSPIWRTKPDWLPAIDVRGEGIFLEFSPERLDAWESEGVRKRAARINAAWREEWLARYGEEGGEPRTITARFLLVHTFAHALMRQLTLDCGYSSASLKERLYVRDGEGAMAGLLVYTATSDADGTLGGLQRQGEPERIARTIPAAIQAMEWCSSDPLCIEGVMGGADGLSLAACHACVLAPETACEEFNRFLDRAMLVGAPGHSESGYFTPMLQDP